Proteins from a genomic interval of Niabella soli DSM 19437:
- a CDS encoding MFS transporter, whose product MQTASKKVINAWAMFDWANSVYNLVITTTFFPIYFLAVTGGSADGHKVHFLGRDFVNSSLYDYTLSVAYLFIALLYPVLTSIADTRGNKKNFMRFFTYMGALGCSALFFFKSDTLGLGILAFMLAAMGYVGSLVFYNAFLPEIAAPEDQDRVSARGFSFGYIGSVIMQLVGFALVVTMKDSGWATRITFLLVGAWWLGFAQLTFNRVPEIKRPAVTKGNAFKEGFSEIKKVYLLVKQLPVLKRFLRGFFFYSMGVQTVMLAATLFGSKVLKLPDTKLIVTVVVIQLVAILGAWFMSRLSARLGNLVVLMAVVVFWILICIAAFYTAQLAEQGMNTEYYFYALASAVGLVMGGIQSLSRSTYSKLMPDTRDTASFFSYYDFTEKLAIVFGIFCFGFIEEVTGNMKNSILSLVLFFVIGLFWLYSALVKQKRIACGE is encoded by the coding sequence ATGCAAACGGCTTCTAAGAAAGTGATCAATGCCTGGGCGATGTTTGACTGGGCCAATTCTGTTTATAATCTGGTTATTACCACTACCTTTTTTCCCATCTATTTTTTAGCCGTTACCGGCGGGTCGGCAGATGGGCATAAAGTGCATTTCCTGGGCAGGGATTTTGTAAACTCTTCTTTATACGATTACACTTTGTCGGTAGCCTACTTGTTTATAGCACTGCTCTACCCCGTATTAACATCTATTGCAGATACCCGGGGCAACAAGAAAAACTTTATGCGCTTTTTTACCTATATGGGGGCATTGGGTTGCAGCGCATTGTTTTTTTTCAAAAGCGATACGCTGGGGTTGGGCATCCTGGCTTTTATGCTGGCTGCTATGGGCTATGTAGGAAGCCTTGTTTTTTACAACGCCTTTTTGCCGGAGATCGCGGCGCCGGAAGACCAGGACAGGGTAAGTGCCCGGGGCTTTTCTTTTGGATATATCGGCAGCGTTATTATGCAACTGGTGGGTTTTGCGTTGGTGGTTACCATGAAAGATAGTGGATGGGCTACACGCATTACATTTTTATTAGTAGGTGCCTGGTGGCTGGGTTTTGCACAACTTACGTTTAACCGGGTACCGGAAATAAAACGACCAGCAGTAACTAAAGGTAATGCTTTCAAAGAGGGGTTCTCCGAAATAAAAAAAGTGTACCTGTTGGTAAAACAGTTGCCGGTATTAAAACGCTTTTTGCGGGGCTTCTTTTTTTATAGTATGGGCGTGCAAACCGTAATGCTGGCCGCCACATTGTTTGGCAGCAAGGTTCTAAAACTTCCTGATACCAAACTGATTGTTACAGTGGTGGTCATACAACTGGTAGCCATTCTGGGCGCTTGGTTTATGTCGCGCCTGTCTGCCCGTTTGGGAAACCTGGTGGTGCTGATGGCCGTGGTAGTTTTCTGGATACTGATCTGTATTGCTGCTTTTTATACCGCCCAGTTGGCAGAACAAGGAATGAATACGGAATATTATTTCTATGCACTGGCATCGGCCGTAGGCCTGGTAATGGGAGGTATACAATCCTTAAGCCGGTCCACTTATTCCAAATTGATGCCTGATACGCGGGATACGGCTTCCTTTTTCAGTTATTATGATTTTACCGAAAAACTGGCCATCGTATTTGGCATTTTCTGCTTCGGGTTTATTGAGGAGGTTACCGGCAACATGAAGAATTCTATTTTATCTTTAGTGCTCTTTTTTGTAATCGGCCTTTTCTGGCTCTATTCGGCATTGGTAAAGCAAAAAAGGATAGCCTGCGGGGAGTAG
- a CDS encoding STM3941 family protein: MNYPINIPVDKKKTTRNFAASMLIVLLGLLFIIKPFWFIRSDDPAMIRTIGYLCIAFFGVISIFLTKTLLNKKEGLLLSEEGIIDQSSGIAAGKVLWKDIKSIRTELVAAQPFLMLEVTNPLEYIQNQINPLKKRAMELNYQLYKTPIGISGKFLHIEFEKLRELVLAGFENAKVK, from the coding sequence ATGAATTATCCCATCAATATTCCGGTCGACAAGAAAAAAACAACGCGCAATTTTGCTGCTTCCATGCTTATTGTACTATTGGGGCTATTATTTATTATAAAGCCCTTTTGGTTTATCCGGAGTGATGATCCGGCAATGATCCGCACCATCGGGTATTTGTGCATTGCCTTTTTTGGAGTCATCAGTATCTTTTTAACAAAAACACTTTTAAATAAAAAAGAAGGACTGCTGCTTAGCGAAGAGGGCATTATCGATCAATCCAGTGGTATTGCCGCCGGAAAAGTTTTATGGAAAGATATTAAAAGCATACGCACAGAGTTGGTAGCCGCTCAGCCGTTTTTAATGTTGGAGGTAACCAATCCATTAGAGTATATCCAAAATCAGATTAACCCTTTAAAGAAAAGGGCAATGGAATTGAATTATCAACTCTATAAAACGCCAATTGGTATTTCGGGAAAATTCCTGCATATCGAATTTGAAAAATTACGGGAACTGGTGCTCGCCGGTTTCGAAAACGCAAAGGTAAAATAG
- a CDS encoding four helix bundle protein, which translates to MFLNLKHKSLDVYLVIRELVKETYKVNILLPVEERFNMIQQIRRAAISVKLNLAEGSTRKSEAERRRFYEISRGSEVEIDAALESAVDLNYFVIEDLNHIGVLLNRCFAMISKMIEK; encoded by the coding sequence ATGTTTTTAAACCTGAAACACAAATCGCTGGATGTATATCTTGTAATAAGGGAATTAGTAAAAGAGACGTATAAAGTAAACATTCTTCTGCCTGTTGAGGAGCGGTTTAATATGATCCAGCAAATCCGCCGGGCGGCAATTTCAGTCAAACTAAATTTGGCAGAAGGGTCTACAAGAAAATCAGAAGCTGAAAGAAGAAGATTTTATGAAATTTCGAGGGGTTCCGAAGTTGAAATCGATGCTGCACTTGAATCGGCAGTCGATTTGAATTATTTTGTAATAGAAGATCTTAATCATATCGGAGTGCTGCTTAACCGTTGTTTTGCGATGATCTCAAAAATGATAGAAAAATGA
- the hemB gene encoding porphobilinogen synthase, producing the protein MILQRRNRITRKSAAIRALVAETVLTPDDFILPIFITEGNGVVEEISSMHGYYRRSLDKTLEEVAVIWAMGIKAVLLFVKANDDTKDNAGRESWNPEGLMQRAIKAIKNKVPEMVVMTDVALDPYSVYGHDGIVDVEKGTILNDATVEALTKMSLSHAAAGADFIAPSDMMDGRIGAFRNALEENNFSDVGIMSYSAKYASCFYGPFRDALDSAPGFGDKKTYQMNYANRIEAINETLQDVEQGADIVMVKPAMAYLDIIREVKNAVTVPVSAYHVSGEYAMIKAAAEKGWLDEDKAIIESLTSIKRAGADLIATYFAKDAVRILNGK; encoded by the coding sequence ATGATTTTACAAAGAAGAAACAGGATTACAAGAAAGTCCGCCGCAATAAGAGCATTGGTGGCTGAAACAGTATTAACTCCTGACGATTTCATCCTGCCCATTTTTATTACTGAAGGCAACGGTGTTGTAGAGGAAATTTCGTCTATGCACGGCTATTACCGTCGTTCATTAGATAAGACGTTGGAAGAAGTAGCGGTAATCTGGGCAATGGGCATTAAGGCTGTATTGCTTTTTGTAAAAGCCAACGACGATACTAAAGATAACGCCGGCAGGGAAAGTTGGAACCCTGAGGGGTTGATGCAGCGGGCCATTAAGGCGATCAAAAATAAAGTGCCCGAAATGGTGGTGATGACAGATGTGGCCCTGGACCCCTATTCTGTTTACGGCCATGATGGTATTGTTGATGTTGAAAAAGGAACGATACTGAATGATGCCACTGTGGAAGCGCTTACAAAAATGAGTCTTTCCCATGCCGCTGCCGGTGCCGATTTTATTGCACCCAGCGATATGATGGATGGGCGCATTGGTGCCTTCAGAAATGCGCTGGAAGAAAATAATTTTTCCGATGTGGGCATTATGAGTTATTCCGCCAAGTATGCCAGTTGCTTTTACGGTCCGTTCAGAGATGCCCTGGATAGCGCACCCGGCTTTGGCGACAAAAAAACCTACCAGATGAATTATGCCAACCGCATTGAAGCCATCAATGAAACGCTGCAGGATGTGGAGCAGGGCGCCGATATCGTAATGGTAAAACCTGCGATGGCTTATTTGGATATAATCCGCGAAGTAAAAAATGCAGTTACGGTTCCGGTAAGCGCCTATCATGTAAGCGGCGAATACGCTATGATCAAAGCTGCGGCGGAAAAGGGCTGGCTGGATGAAGATAAAGCGATTATTGAAAGTCTTACTTCTATCAAAAGAGCCGGGGCCGATCTGATTGCGACTTATTTTGCAAAGGACGCGGTGCGGATATTGAATGGGAAATAG
- a CDS encoding four helix bundle protein has product MTRNELQQRTKRFHVDIIKLCEDFPRNAAGFETAKQLIRSAGSVGANYRATARAKSNADFIYKIEIVLEEADESHYWLEVVKEAELMRGKELDRLTDEANHLTAIFAATDKTAKWNRNKS; this is encoded by the coding sequence ATGACACGAAATGAACTCCAACAAAGAACAAAAAGATTTCATGTGGATATTATTAAACTTTGTGAAGATTTTCCCAGAAATGCTGCAGGTTTTGAAACAGCGAAACAGTTGATTCGGTCTGCGGGAAGTGTTGGGGCAAATTACCGGGCGACGGCAAGGGCGAAATCTAACGCAGACTTTATATATAAAATCGAAATCGTTTTAGAGGAAGCAGATGAAAGTCATTATTGGCTGGAAGTTGTCAAGGAAGCTGAATTAATGCGCGGGAAAGAACTGGATCGTTTAACTGATGAGGCGAATCATTTGACTGCAATTTTCGCTGCAACAGATAAAACGGCAAAATGGAACCGCAACAAATCATAA
- the hemF gene encoding oxygen-dependent coproporphyrinogen oxidase encodes MKVEATKAFRQEWIEYVYGLQDTICSALEAEDGKAKFREDNWQRGENGKGGGGHSRVMEEGAVFEKAGVNVSVVYGAITEKMVKVLFAELPDSEKNSAAGGTWFACGISLVLHPFNPFVPTTHANWRYFEAHDANGTVIRRWFGGGADLTPYYLFEEDVVHFHGSFKKAIDPFGAHLYPLYKKQCDAYFTNAHRNNEMRGVGGVFYDHLYLSDEEEASRLLAFQKANGAAFLEAYLPIVRLRKNTSFDAANKKWQEIRRGRYVEFNLIHDRGTLFGLKTNGRTESILMSLPPTVRFVYNYEPEPGSLEDQLLQACKHPREWA; translated from the coding sequence ATGAAGGTAGAAGCAACAAAGGCTTTCAGGCAGGAATGGATCGAGTATGTTTATGGGCTGCAGGATACTATTTGCAGCGCGCTGGAAGCGGAAGATGGTAAAGCGAAATTCAGGGAAGACAACTGGCAGCGGGGTGAAAACGGAAAAGGCGGCGGCGGCCATTCCCGGGTGATGGAGGAGGGCGCGGTATTTGAAAAGGCAGGTGTAAATGTGTCGGTGGTTTATGGCGCTATAACAGAAAAAATGGTTAAAGTGCTTTTTGCTGAGCTTCCCGATTCGGAAAAAAACAGTGCAGCAGGCGGCACCTGGTTTGCCTGTGGTATCAGCCTGGTATTACACCCCTTTAATCCCTTTGTGCCTACCACCCATGCCAACTGGCGGTATTTTGAGGCGCATGATGCCAATGGAACCGTTATCCGGCGCTGGTTTGGCGGCGGAGCCGATCTGACGCCCTATTATTTATTTGAGGAGGATGTGGTACATTTTCACGGTAGTTTTAAGAAGGCTATTGATCCCTTCGGGGCGCACCTTTATCCATTATATAAAAAACAATGCGATGCCTACTTTACCAATGCGCACCGCAACAATGAAATGCGCGGCGTGGGCGGTGTGTTTTACGATCATTTATATTTAAGTGACGAAGAAGAGGCAAGCAGGTTGCTGGCTTTTCAGAAAGCTAACGGAGCGGCTTTTCTGGAAGCCTACCTTCCCATAGTGCGGTTAAGAAAAAATACAAGTTTTGATGCTGCCAACAAAAAATGGCAGGAGATCAGAAGAGGGCGGTATGTTGAGTTCAACCTGATCCACGACAGAGGCACATTGTTTGGATTAAAAACCAATGGCCGTACCGAAAGTATTTTAATGAGCCTGCCGCCAACCGTGCGTTTTGTATATAATTATGAACCCGAGCCCGGCAGTTTGGAAGATCAATTGTTGCAGGCGTGCAAGCATCCGAGGGAGTGGGCGTAA
- a CDS encoding M1 family metallopeptidase — MPRNIQNAIKNETRTVTGVPGVKYWQNRGNYSISAAVDPVKKAVSGKEQIVYTNNSPDTLHVVFIRFVNNIHKPETPRSGQVAKDFLTTGLQIQSFAVDSAAYSVNSNDWGTVNPVRLRTPILPGARAVFDIEWSYPLSKQSGREGQIDPHTFFCAYFYPRISVYDDYNGWDRLPHTDGGEFYNDFNDYSVSVKVPTNYVVWATGTLNNAKDVLQPAAFKRFRESLTSNKIIHVATAKDMEQGAVTNSSEWNEWKFSANNVSDFTFATSNHFVWDGGSVALAAAKELKRVSVQAAYKDTAADFRNAVEWGKDALSWFSNNMPGVTYPYPTMTAVQGFADMEYPMMVNDATTSDLSFSRLVLDHEIAHTYFPFFMGINETRYAYMDEGWATTFEYLIGIAENGKTLADETYKNFRVKRWINSPAAENDQPLITMSSQLSGAGYGNNSYVKASLSYLALKDLLGDVAFKHALLSYMDTWNGRHPTPWDYFYSFNAATKQDLSWFWRNWFFSNNYIDLKIDNVQPGNNRTSITLENIGGFAVPFDVIIRQDKGKEKKYHYTPELWKQGETKVSFTVPVGGAIESVTIDGGIFMDATPNDNVYKL; from the coding sequence ATGCCACGTAATATTCAAAATGCCATAAAAAATGAAACCCGCACGGTTACAGGTGTTCCGGGGGTGAAGTATTGGCAGAACCGGGGCAACTATTCGATCAGTGCTGCCGTGGATCCGGTTAAGAAAGCAGTATCGGGTAAGGAGCAAATTGTTTATACTAACAACAGCCCGGATACGCTGCATGTGGTTTTTATCCGGTTTGTAAATAATATCCATAAGCCGGAGACCCCGCGCTCCGGACAGGTAGCAAAAGACTTTTTGACCACGGGGCTGCAGATCCAATCCTTTGCCGTTGACAGTGCTGCTTATTCCGTTAACAGCAACGACTGGGGAACGGTGAATCCGGTGAGGCTGCGTACCCCTATCCTGCCGGGTGCCCGTGCCGTCTTTGACATAGAATGGAGTTACCCGCTCTCAAAACAGAGTGGCAGGGAAGGGCAGATCGATCCCCATACGTTTTTCTGCGCCTATTTTTATCCGCGTATTTCAGTGTATGATGATTATAATGGCTGGGATCGGCTGCCACACACTGATGGAGGTGAATTTTATAATGACTTCAACGATTATTCGGTTTCGGTTAAAGTGCCAACCAATTATGTTGTATGGGCTACGGGCACCCTCAACAACGCAAAAGATGTGTTGCAGCCCGCTGCCTTTAAACGTTTTCGGGAATCCCTGACAAGCAATAAGATCATTCATGTAGCTACTGCAAAAGACATGGAGCAGGGCGCCGTAACCAATTCCAGCGAATGGAATGAATGGAAGTTCTCGGCAAATAATGTTTCCGATTTCACTTTTGCCACCAGCAACCATTTTGTCTGGGATGGAGGCAGTGTAGCGTTGGCGGCTGCAAAGGAGCTGAAAAGAGTAAGTGTGCAGGCGGCGTATAAAGACACGGCTGCAGATTTCAGGAACGCAGTGGAATGGGGCAAAGACGCGCTCAGTTGGTTTTCCAATAATATGCCCGGCGTTACCTATCCTTATCCCACTATGACTGCGGTACAGGGCTTTGCAGATATGGAATATCCTATGATGGTTAATGATGCCACTACATCGGATCTTAGTTTTTCCCGGCTGGTGTTGGATCATGAAATTGCACATACCTATTTCCCATTTTTCATGGGTATTAACGAAACCCGCTACGCATATATGGATGAAGGGTGGGCTACCACCTTTGAATACCTGATCGGCATTGCGGAAAATGGGAAAACACTGGCTGACGAAACATATAAAAATTTCCGGGTAAAACGGTGGATCAATAGCCCCGCTGCGGAAAATGATCAGCCCTTGATAACAATGTCCTCGCAGTTAAGCGGCGCCGGCTACGGAAATAATTCTTATGTAAAGGCCTCCCTGTCGTACCTGGCGCTGAAAGATCTCTTGGGCGATGTGGCATTTAAACATGCGCTGCTGTCGTATATGGATACCTGGAACGGGAGGCATCCCACTCCTTGGGATTATTTTTATTCCTTCAATGCGGCTACTAAACAGGATTTAAGCTGGTTTTGGAGGAATTGGTTCTTTAGTAACAACTATATCGATCTTAAGATCGACAATGTTCAGCCAGGCAATAACCGTACTTCTATAACGCTTGAAAATATCGGCGGCTTCGCGGTGCCTTTTGATGTGATCATCCGGCAGGATAAAGGCAAAGAAAAAAAATATCATTATACCCCGGAGCTCTGGAAGCAAGGTGAAACAAAGGTTTCGTTTACCGTTCCTGTTGGCGGGGCTATTGAAAGTGTAACAATTGACGGAGGCATTTTTATGGATGCCACACCCAATGATAATGTTTACAAACTATGA
- the hemE gene encoding uroporphyrinogen decarboxylase, producing MTNIKNDLILRTLRGEATERTPVWMMRQAGRYLPEYIQLREKYSFFERCQNPELACVITLQPVDIIGVDAAILFSDILVVPQAMGLEVQLVEKLGPLLPQPIQSGKDLQRVRVPDVAETLGYVFDAIKLIKKELNGRVPLIGFAGAPWTLLCYMVQGKGSKTFDEAKAFCYQQPETAHALLQMITDTTIAYLKGQVAAGADTLQLFDSWGGLLGKQDFETFSLQYIRQIVAALKELVPVIVFAKGAWGSLSEMAATGAAGLGIDWCIEPEMARKLAGNNVTLQGNFDPAKLLAPVSQIEKEAKAMLKAFGKERHIANLGHGILPNVPVDHAKAFVNTIKEYSFSNI from the coding sequence ATGACCAATATAAAGAACGATTTAATTTTAAGAACGCTTCGCGGAGAAGCTACAGAACGTACACCGGTGTGGATGATGCGCCAGGCGGGCCGGTATTTGCCGGAATATATCCAGTTGCGGGAAAAATATTCTTTTTTTGAAAGATGCCAGAACCCTGAACTCGCTTGTGTGATAACCTTGCAGCCGGTGGATATTATTGGAGTGGATGCGGCGATCCTTTTTTCCGACATCCTGGTAGTGCCGCAGGCCATGGGGCTGGAAGTGCAATTAGTAGAAAAGCTGGGGCCTTTGCTGCCCCAACCGATCCAATCGGGTAAAGACCTGCAGCGCGTTCGGGTTCCTGATGTTGCCGAAACGCTGGGTTATGTTTTTGATGCAATTAAACTGATTAAAAAAGAGCTTAACGGACGCGTGCCGCTGATCGGCTTTGCCGGGGCTCCCTGGACGCTTCTTTGCTATATGGTGCAGGGTAAAGGCAGTAAAACATTTGATGAAGCAAAAGCCTTTTGTTATCAGCAACCGGAAACGGCGCATGCCTTGCTGCAAATGATCACCGATACTACGATTGCCTACCTGAAGGGCCAGGTGGCGGCCGGTGCTGATACCTTGCAACTGTTCGATAGTTGGGGAGGTTTGCTAGGCAAGCAGGATTTTGAGACCTTTTCACTTCAGTATATCCGCCAGATCGTTGCTGCATTAAAAGAATTGGTCCCGGTTATCGTCTTTGCAAAAGGAGCGTGGGGTTCCTTGTCAGAAATGGCAGCTACCGGCGCGGCCGGGCTAGGTATCGATTGGTGTATAGAACCGGAAATGGCCCGTAAGCTGGCAGGCAATAACGTAACGCTGCAGGGCAATTTTGATCCCGCTAAATTATTAGCGCCTGTTTCGCAAATTGAAAAAGAAGCCAAAGCAATGCTGAAGGCTTTTGGAAAAGAAAGGCATATTGCCAACCTGGGTCATGGTATTTTACCCAATGTGCCGGTTGATCATGCAAAAGCGTTTGTTAACACTATTAAAGAATACTCATTTTCTAACATTTAA
- a CDS encoding uroporphyrinogen-III synthase, translating to MAGKPLHILSTGLLDEELVTSVEGQIHLDCIPFIETRSETPDTIARAVAAIAPAPRSIIFTSKNAVKAVAAANLSQTDWDIFCIEAATKKQVQVSFPGSTIIAAAPNGARLAEQIVAHAPKELLFFCGNRRLNTIPESLAAHHIPCREIIVYHTIETPKPVQGRYDGVLFYSPSGVESFFSVNTLPAQTVACSIGPSTTGALKKYTDKIIESPMPDFKQLLQLAVHLNLNRP from the coding sequence ATGGCAGGTAAACCGCTTCATATCCTGAGCACCGGCCTGTTAGATGAAGAGCTGGTAACATCAGTTGAGGGGCAAATCCACCTCGATTGTATTCCTTTTATTGAAACCCGTTCTGAAACTCCTGATACTATTGCACGTGCAGTAGCAGCCATTGCTCCTGCTCCCCGCTCCATAATCTTTACCAGCAAAAATGCCGTAAAGGCCGTTGCCGCAGCTAATTTATCGCAGACCGACTGGGATATATTTTGCATTGAGGCCGCCACCAAAAAACAGGTACAGGTATCTTTCCCCGGATCAACGATCATTGCTGCCGCCCCGAATGGCGCACGGCTAGCGGAGCAGATCGTCGCTCATGCACCCAAAGAACTATTGTTCTTCTGCGGTAACCGGCGGCTGAACACGATTCCGGAGTCATTGGCAGCGCATCATATTCCCTGCAGGGAAATTATCGTATACCATACTATCGAAACGCCAAAGCCGGTACAAGGGCGTTATGACGGTGTTCTTTTTTACAGCCCCAGCGGCGTAGAGAGTTTTTTTTCAGTCAATACCCTTCCTGCTCAAACGGTTGCCTGCTCTATTGGTCCGTCTACCACCGGCGCGCTAAAAAAATACACGGATAAAATCATCGAAAGCCCGATGCCGGACTTCAAACAATTATTGCAACTTGCAGTACATTTAAACCTCAATCGGCCATAA
- a CDS encoding hydroxymethylbilane synthase: MIRIGTRESQLALWQATQVKNLLENFGVPASLTPIRSDGDVDLVTPLYAMGVQGVFTRALDIALLNNQIDIAVHSMKDVPVQLPEGIVEAAVLERASYKDILVLNENWKASGADYSLEDLKHLIAGDEKSEISSDSYRDQKSEISNLIIATSSVRRKAQWLNRFPNHTIENIRGNVNTRLRKLSESNWFGAIFAAAGLERIGLRPANSIDLDWMLPAPAQGAIMVTARKGDGSVLRACNRINHLQTAFCVKTEREFLSELMGGCSTPISALAAFENDQLRFRGSVVSPDGTEKIEVNEWYRLDETRTPGTQAAQSILEKGAKAVLSKMNDGR; the protein is encoded by the coding sequence ATGATCCGTATCGGTACCAGAGAGAGCCAACTGGCCCTGTGGCAGGCCACCCAGGTTAAAAATCTTTTAGAAAATTTTGGTGTTCCGGCGTCTTTAACGCCGATCAGGAGCGATGGAGACGTTGACCTGGTTACCCCCTTGTATGCCATGGGTGTTCAGGGAGTATTTACAAGGGCATTGGATATTGCGTTGCTGAATAACCAGATCGATATTGCCGTGCACAGCATGAAGGACGTGCCGGTGCAATTGCCGGAAGGCATTGTAGAAGCCGCCGTGCTGGAACGCGCTTCGTATAAAGATATTCTCGTATTAAATGAAAACTGGAAAGCTTCAGGGGCGGATTATAGTTTGGAAGACCTAAAACATCTCATTGCCGGAGACGAAAAATCAGAAATCAGTTCCGATAGCTATCGGGATCAGAAATCAGAAATTTCAAACCTGATCATTGCTACCAGCAGCGTGCGTCGTAAGGCACAATGGTTAAATCGTTTTCCCAATCACACCATTGAAAATATCCGGGGCAATGTAAACACCCGGTTAAGAAAACTGTCGGAAAGTAATTGGTTTGGGGCCATTTTTGCCGCGGCAGGTTTGGAACGCATCGGGCTGAGACCCGCCAACAGCATCGATCTGGACTGGATGCTGCCCGCGCCAGCCCAGGGAGCTATAATGGTTACGGCAAGAAAAGGCGACGGCAGTGTGCTAAGGGCCTGCAACCGGATCAATCACCTGCAAACCGCTTTTTGCGTAAAGACAGAACGGGAATTTTTGAGTGAGCTGATGGGTGGTTGCAGCACGCCGATCAGCGCGCTGGCCGCTTTTGAGAACGATCAACTGCGGTTCCGGGGAAGCGTGGTAAGTCCGGACGGAACAGAAAAGATCGAAGTGAACGAATGGTACCGGCTTGACGAAACAAGGACACCCGGGACGCAAGCCGCACAATCAATCCTGGAAAAAGGAGCCAAGGCAGTCCTTTCGAAAATGAACGATGGCAGGTAA